GGGCAACGCCAAGGACGTGTGCGTGAAGGACGCCAAGGCTGCCCACGTGAAGGCCAAGGAAGACGCCAAGGTGGCCAAGGCTCAGGCCAAGCCCGCCACGGGTCACACCACGATGACCAACGACTCGGCTGCCGCGCATAACAATGCCGTGACCGCCAAGCAAGCTGACGTGGCCGAAACCAAAAAGGACGCCGACGAAGCCAAGCGCAAGGCCGACTACAAGGCTGCCAAGGAGCGCTGCGATGCCATGAGCGGTGACGCCAAGGACAAGTGCGTGGCCGACGCCAAGCGCGAATACGCCCAGTAAGCACTTCGCGGCAACTGCCCCAGGAAAAACCCCGCTGCCCCGCGCAGCGGGGTTTTTTCATGGGGCCGCCGGCGTTGGCGGCCGCCGCGGACATGACCTGCGTCAACGCGCTGGCTGCACGCGGCTCTTACGCTCGCCGGCTTTCCCTGACGAGAACGAGAAAGGCGCACCCGATGGACGCACTGCAATGGTCGGAGGCACTGTGCCTGGACCTGCCCCTGATGGACGGCACCCACCAGGAGTTCGTCGCCCTGCTGCAGTCCGTGCAGCAGGCCGCAGACGCCGAACTGCCCGCCGCCTGGGAGGCGCTGGTGGCCCACACGGCCGAGCACTTTGCCCAGGAAGACCGCTGGATGGCCAGCACCCGGTTTGCCTCCGGCAACTGCCACACGCTGCAGCACGAGGTGGTGCTCAAGGTCCTGCGCGAGGGCGCGGAGCAGGCAGCGCGGGGCGACCTGGCTACGCCCCGTGCCATAGCGGTAGAGCTGGCCGTGTGGTTCCCCCATCACACCCAGGCCATGGACGCGGCCCTGGCGCTGCACCTGCGCCGCGTGGGGTTCGACCCTGCCACGGGCATCGTGCATGCGCCCGATGCGCTGCCGCCGGTGCCCATCCATGGCTGCGGCGGCGCCTGCGGCAGCGATACGCACGAGGAAGCTCCGGCCGCTGCTGCTGCCTGATTGCTGCAGATTGCAGCGCCCCACCAGGCCGGGGGGCAGCTGGCCCGAACCCTTGGCCGGCGCCGAGCTGGGCCACGGGCGGCTTGGTCCGCGTTCATGACCATCTCGCACAGCGCTGGCGCACAAGGGGCTTTGGCTGGCATGGCAGGCGGGCGCCAAAGGCAACAATGGCGCGCATCGCAGCGCAGATCGGCCCCCGCGCCAGCCGTACACCGGCGTGATCTGCCCAGCTGCCCCTTTTGCCATTCGATGCACAGCACAGGAGAACACGCCCATGGGTCAATGGATGGAACTGGTCGCCAGCGACGGCTTCACGCTGCCGGCATGGCACGAGGCCCCTGAAGGCACGCCGCGCGGCGCCGTGGTGGTGCTGCAGGAGATCTTCGGCGTCAACAGCCACATCCGCGACGTCGCGGCGCGCCTGGCCGGGCGCGGCTGGCTGGCGCTGGCGCCCTCCACCTTCGCCCGTGTGGAAAAGGGCGTCGAGCTGGGCTACGCCAGCGCCGACATGCAGCGCGGCAAGCAGCTGAAAGCGGCGGTGGAGGCGTTGCCCGCCCCCGGCGTGCTGCCCGACATCCAGGCCGCCATCGACTTGGCCGCCACAGACAGCGGTGGCCGCGTTGCCGTCCTCGGTTTTTGCTGGGGAGGGCTGCTCACCTGGCGAGCGGCGTGCGAGCTGACCGGGCTGTCAGCGGCCGTGCCCTACTACGGCGGCGGCATGACGACCCGCGCTGAGATCTCCCGCACGCCGCGCGTGCCGGTGCTGGCGCATTTCGGTGAGCGTGACCACTTCATCTCTGCAGCAAGCGTGCAGGACTTCGCTGCCGCGCACCCCGAGGTGCAGGTGCAGCTGTACGACGCCGACCACGGCTTTCACTGCGACCAGCGTGCCAGCTACGACGCGCCGGCAGCGCAGCTGGCCTGGGCGCGCACGCTGGATTTTCTGGATCGGCATTTGCAAGCCAGATAGGCCGCTGGCGCCCTTCCACAAAGCGCTGGCAGCTATCTTTTTAGAAGCAAGAGCGGCGCCGCCTCAGTGCGCCCCCGCCGCTGCATCGGCCGCCCCGCCGCCCGCCTGCGGCCGCGGCGCGTGGGCCAGCCAGACCAGCGGGATCAGCACCATGAACAGCACCGCCGAGGCGTAGAAGATGTCGTTGGCCGCCAGCATAAAGGCCTGCTGGGTGGTCATGCGCTCGATCTGCGCCAGCGCCTGCGCGTCGCTCATGCCGGCGGCGCGCAGCACGCCGATCGCCTGCTCGAAGCCGGCGCTGTGGGGCGTGAGGCCTTCCACCAGCTGCGCGTGGTGCAGCGTGGCGCGGCGCTCCCACAGCGTCGTGGTGACCGAGGTGCCGATGGCGCCGGCCGTGATGCGCATGAAGTTGGACAGACCGGAAGCGGCCGGGATGCGCGAAGGCTCGATCTCCGACAGCGTGATGGTCACCAAAGGGATGAAGAAGAACGCCATCGAGATGCCCTGGATGATGGTCGGCACCATGATGGTGGCGAAGTCCGCCTGGGTGGAAAAGCGCGAGCGCATCCACAGCACGATGGCGAACACCACGAAGGCAAAGGTGGCGTAGCGGCGCGGGTCCACCCGGCCGATGGTCTTGCCCACCATGGGCGACAGCACCATGGCCAGCAGGCCCACGGGCGCCATGATCTCGCCGGCCTGCGTGGCCGTGTAGCCCATGTACTGCTGCAGCCACAGCGGCAGCAGCACCACGTTGCCGAAGAACAGCCCGTAGCCGACCGACGTGGCCAGCGCGCCGGCCCAGAAGTTGCGGTTCCTGAACAGCGTCAGGTCCACCACCGGGTGCTCCTCGCCGCGCTCCCAGACCACGAAGGCGATCAGTCCCACCACCGCCACCAGGGCGCAGGAGACGACCAGGGGCGATGAGAACCAGTCGTGCTCCTTGCCGATGTCCAGCACCAGCTGCATGGCGCCCACCCAGATGACCAGCAGCGCCAGGCCGATGGAGTCGATAGGCAGTGCGCGCCGCTCGCTCTCGCGCTTGTGGAAGATGGCCCAGGTGACGAACACCGCCCAGATACCCACCGGCACGTTGATGTAGAAAATCCACGGCCAGCTCATGTTGTCGGTGATCCAGCCGCCCAGGAGCGGCCCCATCACCGGCGCGATCAGCGTCGTCATGGACCACAGCGCCATGGCCAGGCCCGCCAGCGCCCGCGGATAGCTGGACAGCAACAGCGCCTGCGACAGCGGAATCATCGGCCCGGCCACGAAGCCCTGCAGCGCCCGCGCGGCGATGAGCAGCGTCATGTTGGGCGCCAGCCCGCACAGCAGCGAGGCAATGACGAACAGCGCCACGCTGGCGATGAACAGCCGCACCTGGCCAAAGCGCTGCGACAGCCAGCCCGTGAGCGGCACGGCGATGGCGTTGGCCACGGCAAAGCTGGTGATGACCCAGGTGCCCTGCGTGGGGCTGACCCCCAGGTCGCCGGCAATCGCCGGCAGCGACACGTTGGCGATCGACGTGTCCAGCACATTCATGAAGGTCGCCGCCGACAGCGCCAGCGTGCCCCAGGTGCGGGCGCTGCCGGTGAGCGGCGGCAGGGGAGCGGCCGCCATGTCAGGACTTGCCGAGGTTGGCGTCGATGATGCGGGCCACTTCTTCTTCGGCCCCGTCCTCCAGCTGGTCGAACACCCGGGTCTGCGCCAGCGGCGCGCTGCGCGGCGCCTCGGCCAGCGACGGGCCGTCCTGCTGGCGCGTGTCCACCTCCACGTTCATGGACAGGCCCACGCGCAGCGGGTGCTCGGCCACCTGGCTGGCGTCCAGCGCGACGCGCACCGGCACGCGCTGCACCACCTTGATCCAGTTGCCGGTGGCGTTTTGCGCCGGCAGCAGGGCAAAGGCCGCGCCCGTGCCCACGCCCATGCCGGCCACAGTGCCCGTGTACTGCACCTTCTTGCCGTACAGGTCGGCCGTCAGCGTCGCCGGCTGGCCCAGGCGCAGGTTGCGCAGCTGGTTTTCCTTGAAGTTGGCGTCTACCCACACCTCCTTGAGCGGCACGATGGCCATGAGCGGGCTGCCGGCAGCCACGCGCTGGCCCAGCTGCACGCTGCGCCGGGCCACGTAGCCGTCCACCGGCGCCAAGAGCTGCGTGCGCCGGCTGGCCAGCCAGGCTTCGCGCAGCTTGGCGGCGGCGGCCAGCACGCTGGGGTGCTGGCGCACGTCGACGCCCTGGGTCAGCGAGCGGTTGCTGGTCAGCTGCTCGCGCGCGGCAGCCACGCCTGCCTGCGCGGCGCCGGCAGCGGCCTGGGCGGCGGCCAGCTGGGTGCGCGCGGCCGTGAGCTGCGTCTGCGCGTGGTTCATCTCCTCGGTGGAGACGGCGCCCGCGCTGGCCAGCTGCTGGCGCCGGCGCGCGTCGTCCTGCGCACGGGCGACCTCGGCCTGGGCGCGCTCGATGTCGGCCTGGGCGCGCGTGGCGTCCGCCTGGCGCAGGCGGATCTGCGCGGCCAGCGTCTCGTTGTTGGCGTACAGCGTGCGCGCCTGGCGCACGGCCTGGGCCAGCGCGGCCTCGGCCTGTGACAGGGCCACGCGCGCGTCGGCCGGGTCCAGCTGCACCAGCGTGCTGCCGGCGCGCACGAAGTCGGTGTCGTCCGCGGCGATGGCCATCACCGTGCCGCCGGTCTGCGGGGTGATCTGCACGATGTTGCCTTGCACGTAGGCGTTGTCGGTGTGCTCGTAGTGGCTGGCCACCAGCCAGTCGTACAGCCCGAAGGCGACGGCGCCCACGACAACCACCGCGGCCAGCAGCACGAGGGCTCTCTTGCGGCGGGCCTTGGCCTGCAGGGGCGTGGGCGGAGTGGCGGCGTGCGGTGCATTCATGGTGCGAAGGGAAAAGTGGGCAGGAAAGGGAGCAAAGGCGACGGGGCCCGCGGTGCGGGCGGCTATCAAAATGAGAGCTGCCAGCGCTTATTGGATAAGGGTTTGAGGTCTATTTAGCCGGAATTTCTGGCCAGGCCGGGCGGCGGCATGGCCAGCGCCTGCAGGTTGGCTTCCAGCCGGCCCAGATAGCCGCGCAGGGCGTCCTGCTCGGCCGCATCGAAGCCTTGCAGCACCTGCTGCTGCACGCCGCCCAGCAGCGCGGGCAGCTGCCCGGCAACGGCGCGGCCGGCGCCGGTGAGCGCCACCTGCACGACGCGCCGGTCGTGCGGAGCGCGCTCGCGCTGCACCAGGCCCTTGGCCTCCAGGCGGTCCAGCAGGCGCGT
The DNA window shown above is from Pulveribacter suum and carries:
- a CDS encoding hemerythrin domain-containing protein; this encodes MDALQWSEALCLDLPLMDGTHQEFVALLQSVQQAADAELPAAWEALVAHTAEHFAQEDRWMASTRFASGNCHTLQHEVVLKVLREGAEQAARGDLATPRAIAVELAVWFPHHTQAMDAALALHLRRVGFDPATGIVHAPDALPPVPIHGCGGACGSDTHEEAPAAAAA
- a CDS encoding dienelactone hydrolase family protein, which encodes MGQWMELVASDGFTLPAWHEAPEGTPRGAVVVLQEIFGVNSHIRDVAARLAGRGWLALAPSTFARVEKGVELGYASADMQRGKQLKAAVEALPAPGVLPDIQAAIDLAATDSGGRVAVLGFCWGGLLTWRAACELTGLSAAVPYYGGGMTTRAEISRTPRVPVLAHFGERDHFISAASVQDFAAAHPEVQVQLYDADHGFHCDQRASYDAPAAQLAWARTLDFLDRHLQAR
- a CDS encoding DHA2 family efflux MFS transporter permease subunit translates to MAAAPLPPLTGSARTWGTLALSAATFMNVLDTSIANVSLPAIAGDLGVSPTQGTWVITSFAVANAIAVPLTGWLSQRFGQVRLFIASVALFVIASLLCGLAPNMTLLIAARALQGFVAGPMIPLSQALLLSSYPRALAGLAMALWSMTTLIAPVMGPLLGGWITDNMSWPWIFYINVPVGIWAVFVTWAIFHKRESERRALPIDSIGLALLVIWVGAMQLVLDIGKEHDWFSSPLVVSCALVAVVGLIAFVVWERGEEHPVVDLTLFRNRNFWAGALATSVGYGLFFGNVVLLPLWLQQYMGYTATQAGEIMAPVGLLAMVLSPMVGKTIGRVDPRRYATFAFVVFAIVLWMRSRFSTQADFATIMVPTIIQGISMAFFFIPLVTITLSEIEPSRIPAASGLSNFMRITAGAIGTSVTTTLWERRATLHHAQLVEGLTPHSAGFEQAIGVLRAAGMSDAQALAQIERMTTQQAFMLAANDIFYASAVLFMVLIPLVWLAHAPRPQAGGGAADAAAGAH
- a CDS encoding efflux RND transporter periplasmic adaptor subunit; amino-acid sequence: MNAPHAATPPTPLQAKARRKRALVLLAAVVVVGAVAFGLYDWLVASHYEHTDNAYVQGNIVQITPQTGGTVMAIAADDTDFVRAGSTLVQLDPADARVALSQAEAALAQAVRQARTLYANNETLAAQIRLRQADATRAQADIERAQAEVARAQDDARRRQQLASAGAVSTEEMNHAQTQLTAARTQLAAAQAAAGAAQAGVAAAREQLTSNRSLTQGVDVRQHPSVLAAAAKLREAWLASRRTQLLAPVDGYVARRSVQLGQRVAAGSPLMAIVPLKEVWVDANFKENQLRNLRLGQPATLTADLYGKKVQYTGTVAGMGVGTGAAFALLPAQNATGNWIKVVQRVPVRVALDASQVAEHPLRVGLSMNVEVDTRQQDGPSLAEAPRSAPLAQTRVFDQLEDGAEEEVARIIDANLGKS
- a CDS encoding MarR family winged helix-turn-helix transcriptional regulator; the protein is MSVHPADLPDCHAYAPERSIGLQLRRIVNQLGAAIECRVEPLGLTDAQWKPLLRLLAHEHASATTLARECHIDSGGLTRLLDRLEAKGLVQRERAPHDRRVVQVALTGAGRAVAGQLPALLGGVQQQVLQGFDAAEQDALRGYLGRLEANLQALAMPPPGLARNSG